One Trichosurus vulpecula isolate mTriVul1 chromosome 7, mTriVul1.pri, whole genome shotgun sequence genomic region harbors:
- the LOC118856380 gene encoding 40S ribosomal protein S8-like has product MGISGDNWHKRCKTVGKRKPYHKKSKYELGRPPANTKIGPRRIHTVGVRGGNKKYRALRLDVGNFSWGSECCTRKTRIIDVVYNASNNELVRTKTLVKNCIVLIDSTPYHQWYESHYTLPLGRKKGAKLTPEEEEILNKKRSKKIQKKYEERKKNAKISSLLEEQFQQGKLLACIASRPGQCG; this is encoded by the coding sequence ATGGGAATCTCCGGGGACAACTGGCACAAGCGCTGCAAGACCGTGGGCAAGCGCAAGCCCTACCACAAGAAGAGCAAGTATGAGCTGGGCCGGCCGCCCGCCAACACCAAGATCGGGCCCCGCCGCATCCACACCGTGGGAGTCCGAGGAGGCAACAAAAAGTACCGGGCGCTGAGGCTGGACGTGGGCAACTTCTCCTGGGGCTCTGAGTGCTGTACCCGAAAAACAAGGATCATTGATGTGGTCTACAATGCATCCAACAATGAGCTGGTCAGGACCAAGACACTGGTGAAGAATTGCATTGTGCTCATTGATAGTACCCCATACCACCAGTGGTATGAGTCCCACTACACGCTGCCGTTGGGTCGGAAGAAGGGAGCGAAGCTGACtcctgaggaggaagaaattcTAAATAAAAAGCGGTCAAAGAAGATCCAGAAGAAGTACGAGGAGCGGAAGAAGAATGCCAAGATCAGCTCTCTTCTGGAGGAGCAGTTCCAGCAGGGCAAGCTCCTTGCCTGCATCGCATCCAGGCCAGGTCAGTGTGGCTGA